The following are from one region of the Phycisphaeraceae bacterium genome:
- the trpS gene encoding tryptophan--tRNA ligase → MPSAPSTTSHRPRILTGDTPTGALHLGHYVGSLENRLRLQESYDCYFLLANMHAYTTRAEKPEEIRRDTIEIAKDWLAVGIDPERSTLVLQTEIPAIAELTWFFAMLIPFNRVMRNPTLKTEIESKELGDKYSFGFPMYAVGQCADILAFRPELVPVGEDQVAHIEMCREVARRFDVVYCGVDPHAEDKDFPTLGGVFPVPQALVGRIGRLVGIDGVQKMSKSLGNAILLADDPKTVQKKVNKIFTGRQSPTEPGDVNNALFQFVRAFIRDEGRVAELEDRYSRGDDIGDGHIKQEVGAAINALLEPIRERRAALDGPSGESTILDILREHTRRANAVAEETLYQAKEAMGLGYFRRELKPI, encoded by the coding sequence ATGCCCAGCGCACCGAGCACGACATCGCACCGCCCGAGGATCCTGACCGGCGACACCCCCACCGGCGCCCTGCACCTGGGGCACTATGTCGGCAGTCTCGAGAACCGGCTCCGCCTTCAGGAGAGCTACGACTGCTACTTCCTGCTGGCGAACATGCACGCCTACACCACCCGGGCCGAGAAGCCCGAGGAGATCCGGCGCGACACCATCGAGATCGCGAAGGACTGGCTCGCCGTGGGCATCGACCCCGAGCGCAGCACGCTGGTGCTGCAGACCGAGATCCCGGCGATCGCTGAGCTGACGTGGTTCTTCGCGATGCTCATCCCGTTCAACCGCGTGATGCGCAACCCTACGCTGAAGACCGAGATCGAATCCAAGGAACTTGGCGACAAGTACTCGTTCGGCTTCCCGATGTACGCCGTGGGCCAGTGCGCCGACATCCTGGCGTTCAGGCCGGAGCTGGTGCCGGTGGGTGAAGACCAGGTCGCGCATATCGAGATGTGCCGCGAGGTCGCGCGCCGGTTCGACGTGGTCTATTGCGGGGTGGATCCACACGCCGAGGACAAAGACTTCCCGACGCTGGGCGGCGTGTTCCCCGTGCCGCAGGCACTCGTCGGGCGCATCGGGAGACTCGTCGGGATCGACGGGGTGCAGAAGATGTCGAAGTCCCTCGGCAACGCGATCCTGCTCGCGGACGACCCCAAGACCGTGCAGAAGAAGGTCAACAAGATCTTCACAGGGCGCCAGTCCCCCACCGAGCCCGGCGATGTGAACAACGCGCTCTTCCAGTTCGTCCGCGCCTTCATACGCGACGAGGGGCGCGTCGCGGAGCTCGAGGATCGCTACTCGCGCGGCGACGACATCGGCGACGGGCACATCAAGCAGGAAGTCGGGGCTGCGATCAACGCCCTGCTCGAGCCGATCCGGGAGCGCCGCGCGGCGCTCGACGGCCCCTCGGGGGAATCGACGATCCTGGACATCCTCCGCGAGCACACCCGGCGGGCGAACGCAGTCGCCGAAGAAACCCTCTACCAGGCCAAGGAAGCGATGGGGCTTGGCTATTTCCGGCGCGAACTGAAGCCGATCTGA
- a CDS encoding M28 family peptidase has translation MRIPDVVLGAVLFGSVCAGAIAQDAKFTRERFAPTRWDAHLAYERGLIGSVSKDSLRAFHERLAAEPHRAGADGSMRLARWVRDQFTEMGLEASLAEFDVLLAEPISAEVEIVQPTRMTLPVRERVLEEDPWSSVAEREIGWSAYSASGEATARVVYANYGRKQDFEKLAEMGVDVRGAIVLARFGGNFRGYKAYYAELAGAAGLIMFTDPADASRGAEYPDGVWANGSTIQRGSILTLETRGDPLTPGWASTPGSRRLPIEEVEGLPKIPVQPIGWDAAREILSRMKGRAAPQEWQSGLGFEYALTGGDDLRVRLKVEQTREVKRIANVVGLLRGADEPDKLVVVGCHHDAWVYGAWDPAAGMMVVMETARAMAQAAKNGLRPKRSVLFVGWDAEEYGLIGSTEWVEQHLQRLTRDAIAYINLDAAVSGPRFNASAWPSLRPIIADAADAVPALGRMGEDEAPTVLDEWIGAQGGADASPRIGDMGGGSDHAAFLFHAGIPSAGLGVGGTPVPNYHSVYDSLHWYQTFVLPDYEPAAKLARVSGALVARLANADIVPLDQRRVLVSFRAHLARLSAMAEERGLSFDAERLEARALFLERRAGEVEPKLLAALAAGSIHADRVRGINGILGVMERSWVVPAQHSEGLWHRNLYIGPDDTSGYAAWPLPTLRRAVENDDQAALDRAVARYNAAFDQIATLYMAIELALRSD, from the coding sequence ATGCGGATTCCTGATGTTGTTCTGGGCGCGGTCCTGTTCGGATCGGTGTGCGCCGGCGCGATCGCGCAGGACGCGAAGTTCACCCGTGAGCGCTTCGCGCCCACCCGATGGGACGCGCACCTCGCGTACGAGCGAGGGTTGATCGGATCGGTCAGCAAAGATTCGCTCCGCGCGTTTCATGAGCGCCTCGCCGCTGAGCCGCACCGCGCCGGGGCAGACGGCTCGATGCGTCTGGCGCGATGGGTCCGCGATCAGTTCACCGAGATGGGGCTGGAGGCGTCGCTCGCGGAGTTTGATGTCCTGCTGGCCGAGCCGATCAGCGCGGAGGTCGAGATCGTTCAGCCGACGCGTATGACGCTCCCGGTGCGCGAGCGCGTGCTCGAGGAAGACCCGTGGTCGTCGGTCGCCGAGCGGGAGATCGGCTGGAGCGCCTACAGCGCCAGCGGCGAGGCGACGGCGCGAGTCGTGTACGCGAACTACGGGCGCAAGCAGGATTTCGAGAAGCTCGCCGAGATGGGCGTCGATGTGCGCGGCGCGATCGTGCTCGCGCGGTTCGGCGGGAATTTCCGGGGCTACAAGGCGTATTACGCCGAACTCGCCGGCGCAGCCGGGCTGATCATGTTCACCGATCCGGCCGACGCGTCGCGCGGCGCGGAGTATCCCGACGGAGTCTGGGCGAACGGATCCACGATCCAGCGCGGGTCGATCCTGACGCTCGAGACTCGCGGCGATCCGCTCACGCCGGGCTGGGCGTCGACGCCCGGCTCGCGTCGTCTCCCCATCGAGGAGGTCGAGGGGCTCCCGAAGATCCCCGTGCAGCCCATCGGCTGGGACGCGGCGCGCGAGATCCTCTCGCGCATGAAGGGCAGGGCGGCGCCGCAGGAATGGCAGAGCGGGCTCGGCTTCGAGTACGCGCTGACCGGCGGAGACGATCTGCGCGTGCGCCTCAAGGTCGAACAGACACGCGAGGTGAAGCGCATCGCGAATGTCGTCGGGCTGCTTCGCGGCGCAGATGAGCCGGACAAGCTCGTCGTCGTCGGTTGCCACCACGACGCGTGGGTCTACGGCGCGTGGGATCCGGCGGCGGGCATGATGGTCGTCATGGAGACGGCGCGTGCCATGGCTCAGGCCGCGAAGAACGGGCTCCGCCCGAAGCGATCGGTCCTCTTTGTCGGCTGGGACGCCGAGGAATACGGGCTGATCGGCTCGACCGAGTGGGTCGAGCAGCACCTCCAGCGACTGACGCGCGACGCGATCGCGTACATCAATCTCGACGCCGCGGTGTCGGGGCCGCGGTTCAACGCGAGCGCGTGGCCCTCGCTGCGCCCGATCATTGCCGACGCGGCGGACGCGGTCCCCGCGCTCGGACGCATGGGCGAGGACGAGGCGCCGACGGTGCTCGACGAGTGGATCGGCGCGCAGGGCGGCGCGGACGCCTCGCCGCGGATCGGCGACATGGGAGGCGGTTCCGACCACGCCGCGTTCCTGTTCCACGCCGGAATCCCCAGCGCCGGACTGGGCGTGGGAGGGACGCCCGTGCCGAACTACCACTCGGTGTACGACTCGCTGCACTGGTACCAGACCTTCGTGCTGCCAGACTACGAACCCGCGGCGAAGCTCGCGCGGGTCTCGGGCGCGCTCGTGGCGCGCCTCGCGAACGCGGACATCGTGCCGCTCGACCAGCGACGGGTCCTCGTGAGTTTCCGAGCGCACCTGGCGCGACTCTCGGCGATGGCGGAGGAGCGCGGGCTGTCCTTCGACGCCGAGCGACTCGAAGCGCGTGCGCTTTTCCTCGAACGGCGCGCCGGCGAGGTCGAGCCGAAACTGCTGGCTGCACTCGCTGCCGGGTCGATCCACGCCGATCGCGTTCGCGGCATCAACGGGATTCTCGGTGTGATGGAGCGGTCGTGGGTCGTGCCGGCGCAGCACAGCGAGGGGCTGTGGCACCGGAACCTGTACATCGGCCCCGACGACACGAGCGGGTACGCCGCGTGGCCTCTGCCGACGCTGCGCCGAGCGGTCGAGAACGACGATCAGGCGGCGCTCGATCGGGCCGTCGCGAGGTACAACGCGGCCTTCGACCAGATCGCGACGCTGTACATGGCGATCGAGCTGGCGCTGCGTTCGGACTGA
- a CDS encoding tetratricopeptide repeat protein — protein sequence MARPFAAALLAGSLMTIPAMTPAGSTALASSWLTSDSVALAQPFADALLARTGPTLDEDQRDAAGTALSAAAQAEPRNPRWPLALGVLRITENKPAEAKSLIEKSIGLDATIADAHYWHATSIFSTINDASMLAKGRLAGQGKSALERAVELAPDYITARIALAEFYRNAPGIAGGSTRKARDQAEALLKIPGGEAQGHRLLGAIAMSDKKWADAERHYRDAVQASGDDASRASVLISLGYGLLLEKKDAKAALPHLREAYDLRASDPDTTTLYLYGRALAESGACVDAIPLLERAIAKNPDAKNSRLTLADCLAKQGRRQEAIAQYEAFIERFPSDDLTKQARRSLRDLQKK from the coding sequence ATGGCCCGCCCCTTCGCCGCCGCCCTGCTCGCCGGCTCGCTGATGACCATCCCCGCGATGACGCCCGCCGGCTCGACGGCCCTCGCGTCGTCGTGGCTGACGAGCGACAGCGTCGCGCTCGCGCAGCCCTTCGCCGACGCGCTGCTCGCACGCACGGGCCCAACCCTCGATGAGGACCAGCGCGACGCTGCCGGAACCGCCCTCTCAGCGGCGGCGCAGGCGGAGCCGCGCAACCCGCGGTGGCCTCTCGCGCTGGGGGTGCTGAGAATCACCGAGAACAAACCCGCCGAAGCCAAGTCGCTCATCGAGAAATCGATCGGGCTCGACGCGACCATCGCCGATGCGCATTACTGGCACGCGACCTCGATTTTCTCGACGATCAACGACGCCAGCATGCTCGCGAAGGGGCGCCTGGCCGGGCAGGGCAAGAGCGCGCTCGAACGGGCCGTCGAGCTCGCCCCCGACTACATCACGGCGCGGATCGCGCTCGCCGAGTTCTATCGCAACGCGCCCGGCATCGCGGGCGGCAGCACGCGCAAGGCGCGCGATCAGGCGGAGGCGCTCCTGAAGATCCCCGGCGGCGAGGCGCAGGGCCACCGGCTGCTGGGCGCGATCGCGATGAGCGACAAGAAGTGGGCCGACGCCGAGCGTCACTACCGCGACGCCGTGCAGGCGAGCGGCGACGACGCCTCGCGCGCGTCCGTGCTCATCTCGCTCGGGTACGGGCTCCTGCTCGAGAAGAAGGACGCGAAGGCGGCCCTCCCCCACCTGCGCGAGGCGTACGACCTGCGCGCGAGCGACCCCGACACGACCACGCTCTATCTCTACGGACGCGCGCTCGCCGAATCCGGCGCGTGCGTCGACGCCATCCCGCTGCTGGAGCGCGCGATCGCGAAGAACCCCGATGCGAAGAACTCCCGGCTGACGCTCGCGGACTGCCTCGCGAAGCAGGGGCGCCGGCAGGAAGCGATCGCGCAGTACGAGGCGTTCATCGAGCGTTTCCCGAGCGACGACCTGACGAAGCAGGCGAGGCGCTCGCTGCGGGACCTTCAGAAGAAGTAG
- a CDS encoding DUF3568 family protein → MPSTRRVSALVLGSLLVVVGVGLGACSGSTKSGTSYTLTPLRTLEAYLPGSIATVHDASVAALRDDLKYDIQEQKRDALAGEVRARNARGTSIRILTARDSDAVTKVTVHSGGDENLGRIILETVEKRLK, encoded by the coding sequence ATGCCCAGCACGCGTCGCGTCAGCGCTCTTGTCCTCGGATCCCTGCTCGTGGTTGTCGGCGTCGGGCTCGGCGCGTGCTCCGGCTCCACCAAGTCGGGGACCTCCTACACGCTTACACCGCTGCGCACGCTCGAGGCGTACCTGCCCGGGTCGATCGCGACGGTTCACGACGCGTCGGTCGCGGCCCTGCGCGACGACCTGAAGTACGACATCCAGGAGCAGAAGCGCGACGCGCTCGCCGGCGAGGTCAGGGCCCGCAACGCGCGCGGCACCTCGATCCGCATCCTGACGGCGCGCGACAGCGACGCTGTGACCAAGGTGACCGTCCACTCCGGCGGCGACGAGAACCTGGGTCGCATCATTCTCGAGACGGTCGAGAAGCGCCTGAAGTAA
- the gdhA gene encoding NADP-specific glutamate dehydrogenase, translating to MSSYVAEALAHVQKKNPHEPEFLQAVEEVFESLEPVFAKHEKYRKARILERIAEPERVLMFRVPWIDDKGEPRVNRGFRIQFNSAIGPYKGGIRFHPTVNLSVLKFLAFEQVFKNSLTTLPMGGGKGGADFDPKGKSDNEVMRFCQSLMTELARHIGADTDVPAGDIGVGGREVGYMFGQYKRLRNEFTGVLTGKGPNWGGSLLRPEATGYGCVYFAAEMLKTKGQTLEGKTCVVSGSGNVAQFATQKLIELGAKVVAMSDSGGCIHDPAGIDAHKLADIMELKNVKRGRLKEYADSHKGVAFHEAPTSGANPIWAIPCNAAFPCATQNELNGDDAANLLKNKCSLVAEGANMPSTPDAVGMFREAKILFGPGKAANAGGVATSGLEMSQNSLRLSWTREEVDERLHGIMRRIHKSCVDASAEYGTPGDYVAGANIAGFLKVANSMIDQGLV from the coding sequence ATGTCCAGCTATGTCGCCGAGGCGCTCGCGCACGTCCAGAAGAAGAACCCCCACGAGCCGGAGTTCCTCCAGGCCGTCGAAGAGGTCTTCGAGTCGCTCGAGCCCGTGTTCGCGAAGCACGAGAAGTACCGCAAGGCGCGCATCCTCGAGCGCATCGCCGAGCCCGAGCGTGTGCTCATGTTCCGCGTGCCCTGGATCGACGACAAGGGCGAGCCGCGCGTCAACCGCGGGTTCCGCATCCAGTTCAACTCCGCGATCGGCCCCTACAAGGGCGGCATCCGCTTCCATCCCACCGTCAACCTCTCGGTCCTGAAGTTCCTCGCCTTCGAGCAGGTCTTCAAGAACTCGCTCACCACGCTCCCCATGGGCGGCGGCAAGGGCGGCGCGGACTTTGACCCCAAGGGCAAGTCCGACAACGAGGTCATGCGATTCTGCCAGTCGTTGATGACCGAACTGGCGCGCCACATCGGCGCCGACACCGACGTCCCCGCCGGCGACATCGGCGTGGGCGGGCGCGAGGTCGGCTACATGTTCGGCCAGTACAAGCGCCTGCGCAACGAGTTCACCGGGGTCCTCACCGGCAAGGGGCCCAACTGGGGCGGGTCTCTCCTGCGCCCCGAGGCGACAGGCTACGGCTGCGTCTACTTCGCCGCCGAGATGCTCAAGACCAAGGGCCAGACGCTTGAGGGCAAGACCTGCGTCGTCTCCGGCTCGGGCAACGTCGCGCAGTTCGCAACGCAGAAGCTCATCGAGCTCGGCGCGAAGGTTGTCGCGATGTCCGATTCGGGCGGGTGCATCCACGACCCGGCCGGCATCGACGCGCACAAGCTCGCCGACATCATGGAACTCAAGAACGTGAAGCGCGGGCGCCTGAAGGAATACGCCGACAGCCACAAGGGCGTCGCCTTCCACGAGGCCCCGACCTCCGGAGCCAACCCGATCTGGGCCATCCCGTGCAACGCGGCCTTCCCCTGCGCGACGCAGAACGAGCTGAACGGCGACGACGCCGCCAACCTCCTCAAGAACAAGTGCTCCCTGGTCGCCGAGGGCGCCAACATGCCCTCCACCCCCGACGCGGTCGGGATGTTCCGCGAGGCGAAGATCCTCTTCGGGCCCGGCAAGGCCGCCAACGCCGGCGGCGTCGCCACCTCCGGCCTCGAGATGTCGCAGAACTCCCTGCGCCTCTCCTGGACGCGCGAAGAGGTCGACGAGCGTCTCCACGGCATCATGCGCCGCATCCACAAGTCCTGCGTCGACGCCTCGGCCGAGTACGGGACCCCGGGCGACTACGTCGCCGGGGCCAACATCGCCGGCTTCCTCAAGGTCGCCAACTCCATGATCGACCAGGGCCTCGTCTGA
- a CDS encoding 1-phosphofructokinase family hexose kinase: MNAQPQKPIVTLTLNPAIDLTTTVDGLVAQRKLRCDSPTREPGGGGLNVSRVIRELGGESTAVYTCGGVTGHLLRNLVEGCSVTHIPVEIMGETRENIAVNVRATGALYRFVMPGPTLTPDDLARVGSSLREAFAGRASEGFLVVSGSLPDGVPEDVFMTIAHAAKAVGLRVIADVSGVWLQRAAEAGATLLKPNQHELEQFAGRALENDAALGDAAESLRALGGSEAVLVSLGGGGVLFVTAKSRERVLAPTVRVVSTVGAGDSMVAGVVLALARGCDMSRAVRLGLAAGTAACITSGTALCRRADVERIAAIIG; encoded by the coding sequence ATGAACGCCCAACCCCAGAAGCCGATCGTCACCCTCACGCTCAACCCGGCGATCGATCTGACCACGACCGTCGACGGGCTCGTGGCGCAGCGGAAGCTGCGCTGCGATTCGCCCACGCGCGAGCCGGGAGGAGGCGGACTGAACGTCTCACGCGTCATCCGCGAACTGGGGGGCGAATCGACGGCGGTCTACACCTGCGGCGGCGTGACGGGCCACCTCCTCCGAAATCTTGTCGAGGGCTGCTCGGTCACGCATATCCCGGTCGAAATCATGGGCGAGACTCGGGAGAACATCGCCGTGAACGTTCGCGCCACCGGCGCGCTCTACAGGTTCGTCATGCCGGGGCCCACGCTCACGCCCGACGATCTGGCGCGCGTGGGGAGCAGTCTGCGCGAGGCGTTCGCCGGGCGGGCCAGCGAAGGGTTCCTGGTCGTCAGCGGCTCGCTCCCGGACGGGGTGCCCGAAGATGTCTTCATGACGATCGCCCACGCCGCCAAGGCCGTCGGGCTCCGCGTGATCGCGGATGTGTCCGGTGTCTGGCTTCAGCGCGCCGCAGAAGCGGGGGCCACGCTCCTGAAGCCGAACCAGCACGAGCTCGAGCAGTTCGCGGGCCGGGCGCTCGAGAACGACGCGGCGCTGGGCGACGCGGCGGAGTCGCTCCGGGCGCTGGGCGGGAGCGAGGCGGTGCTGGTCTCGCTGGGAGGAGGGGGCGTGCTGTTCGTGACCGCGAAATCTCGCGAGCGGGTGCTCGCCCCCACGGTGCGGGTGGTCAGCACGGTCGGGGCGGGCGACAGCATGGTCGCAGGCGTCGTGCTCGCGCTCGCGCGAGGGTGCGATATGTCGCGGGCGGTGCGCCTGGGCCTCGCGGCGGGAACGGCGGCCTGCATCACCTCGGGGACGGCCCTGTGCCGGCGAGCGGATGTCGAGCGCATCGCCGCCATCATCGGGTAA
- a CDS encoding CPBP family intramembrane metalloprotease produces the protein MSPSLFLAAAPHPDAAPGFGAGTAGILFAGALCAVVAFALRRRLFDDAAIRRRADRAGLVQPLHWFLIGLAGWWTWAVAGSLLASGVPAARSPDHPLQGALVSLGAYAAGLAASGVLASLWLDRIRAAGLSAAWRDPLPAGVACLLGFPIILATGIVSFVAASAVAGLTGGPPPDRVAHESLRELLTPREGVSTALRVGALAFHAVVLAPVFEEIVYRLCLQSALVAAFRRSWLAIALSSAIFALVHAGSVPLHAMPVLFGVGALCGVLFERTGRIGPAILAHAAFNALNLAMALAGDPGPPGV, from the coding sequence ATGTCGCCTTCGCTCTTCCTCGCCGCCGCGCCACACCCGGACGCCGCGCCCGGTTTCGGCGCCGGCACGGCGGGGATCCTCTTCGCCGGGGCGCTGTGCGCCGTTGTCGCGTTCGCGCTTCGCCGTCGCCTGTTCGACGACGCGGCGATCCGGCGTCGCGCCGACAGGGCGGGCCTGGTCCAGCCCCTGCACTGGTTCCTGATCGGGCTCGCCGGCTGGTGGACATGGGCGGTTGCGGGGTCATTGCTGGCGTCCGGGGTCCCGGCGGCGCGGAGCCCGGACCATCCTCTCCAGGGCGCCCTCGTCTCGCTCGGGGCGTATGCCGCCGGGCTCGCGGCGAGTGGTGTCCTCGCGAGTCTCTGGCTCGATCGGATCAGGGCGGCGGGCCTTTCCGCCGCGTGGCGAGACCCGCTCCCGGCCGGCGTCGCGTGCCTTCTGGGATTCCCCATCATCCTTGCGACTGGGATCGTGTCGTTCGTCGCGGCGTCAGCGGTGGCTGGATTGACCGGCGGCCCACCCCCCGATCGCGTCGCGCACGAATCGCTGCGCGAACTCCTGACGCCCCGCGAGGGCGTCTCGACCGCGCTGCGCGTCGGTGCGCTGGCCTTCCACGCCGTCGTCCTCGCGCCCGTGTTCGAGGAGATCGTCTACCGGCTCTGCCTCCAGAGCGCGCTGGTGGCCGCGTTCCGGCGATCATGGCTGGCGATCGCGCTGTCATCGGCGATTTTCGCACTCGTCCACGCCGGCTCGGTCCCGCTGCACGCGATGCCGGTGCTGTTCGGCGTCGGGGCCCTCTGCGGTGTGCTCTTCGAGCGGACCGGCCGGATCGGCCCCGCGATCCTCGCCCACGCCGCCTTCAACGCGCTCAATCTTGCGATGGCGCTCGCTGGCGACCCAGGTCCCCCCGGCGTCTGA